A region of the Thermoanaerobaculum aquaticum genome:
CGCTCCAAAAACTCACGCAAAAAACGCGCGCCCGCTTCCCCGCTCTTTTCGGGGTGGAACTGCACCCCCACCACCCGCCCCCGCTGGGCCGCCGCGCAAAGGCGCAACCCCTCGTGCTCCACCACCGCCGCCTCATCTTCGGGGCTGGCTTGGGCGGCAAAGGAGTGCACGAAGTAAAACCACTTCCCGTCCAGAGAGCGAAAACCCCGGCGGGTGAGCTCCACCCGCGCCCAGCCCATGTGCGGCACCCGTACCCCGGCGGGCAAAGGCGAAACCACCCCGGAGAGAAACCCCAGGCCGCGATGCACACCGAACTCCGTGAGCTCTTCAAACAACAGCTGGTGCCCGAGGCAAATGCCCAAAAGCCACGCCCCGTTTTCCACCGCCTGCCGGAGGGCTCCCGCAAGCCCGGTTTCCCCGAGCCGGCGCAACGCCGGAGGCGCTGCCCCCACGCCGGGCAGCACCAGGCAGCGGGCCCCGGCTACCTCTCTGGCCTGGGAAACCACCTGCACGTCCGCTCCCAAACGGCGAAAAGCCCGCACTACGTTGGGCAGGTTGCCCACCCCAAGGTCCACCACGGTGACGGTCATAGGTGCAGGGTGCCTTTGGTGGAGGGCACGGTTTCCGAAACCAGCTGCACCGCTTGCCGCAGGGCCAGGGCAAAGGCCTTAAACGCCGCTTCCGCCGCGTGGTGCGGGTCGCGCCCCCGCTCCACGTCCAGATGGAGGGTCAAAAGCCCGCGGCTGGCCAGCGCCTTGAAAAACTCCGCCACCAGCGTGAGCGGAAAGGTGCTGGTCACCAGCGCCAGCTCCAGCCCTTGGGGGAAAGCCACCCAGGCGTAGGGCCGCCCCGATAGGTCCACCACCGCCCGGGCCAGGGCCTCGTCCAGGGGCGCGTAGGCAAAACCGAAGCGCTGGATCCCCCGCCGCTCGCCCAGGGCCTCGGCCAGAGCCTGACCCACCGCCAGCCCCACGTCCTCCACGGTGTGGTGGGCGTCCACCACCAGATCGCCCTCGGCCCGCACCGTCAAGCCCACCCCCGCGTGGTGGGCCAGGGTTGCCAACATGTGGTCAAAAAAACCCACGCCGGTGGTCACCGCGTAACCCTGACCACCCAGCTCCAGCTCCACCACCACGGTGGTTTCACCGGTGAGCCGCTCCACCCGCCCCACTCTAGAGTCCACGGGTCACCTCCTGCAGCACCGCCAGCAAAGTGTCCCCCTCCTCGGGGTTGCCCACCGTGACCCGCACGTACCCGGAAGCCGAAAGCTCCTCCACCGGCCGCACAGCCACCCCCGCCTGGGCCAACGCCTGGGCCAAGCGCGCCCCGTCCCACCCCTGGCAGCGGAGCAGGTAAAAGTTGCCGCGGGAAGGCACGGCTTCAAGTTTGGGCAGCGAGGCCAAGGCCGCCAGCTGGCGATCCCTTTCGGCCACCACCGCTTGCGCCCTCTGCCGCCCCACCTCCGGCAGTGCCGCGGCCGCTTCGAAGGCCGCCCAAACGGCCACCCCGGGGGCAAACGGGAACAGCCGCTTGGCCACCCTCTTCGCCAGCTCCGGGGACGTGCACAGGCAGCCGGCGCGCACCCCGGCCACCCCCCAGACCTTGGAAAGCGTGCGGGTCACCATCAAGTTGGGGAACTCCGTAAGCCACGAACGCATGTCACCGTCGCTTCCAAACTCCCAGTAAGCCCCGTCCCAAATTGTGGGTTTGCCGAGGCTCAACAGCCTGCGCCAGAGGGCCGGAGAGAGCTCGCCGCCGGTGGGGTTGTTGGGGGAGCACAGGAGGAGGAGGTCCGCGTCTTCGGCCAAGCTAAAAAGCTCGTCCTCGGCCACGGCAAAATCCGGCGGCTTCAGCCACAACCGCAGCTCGCTACCGCCGGCACGGCGGATCAGCCAGGGGTAAATGGAAAAGCTGGGCCATAAGGTCAACACCTTGCCGCCAGCGGCAAAGGTAGCCAGGGCCGCCGCTAAAACCTCGTTGGAGCCGTTGCCCACCAGCGTGCCTTCAACCTGCCAACCGTAAAGCCGCGCGGCGGCCTCCCGGGCCGGCCGGGCATCCATGGGCGGGTAGCGCCGCAGCTCCACCTGCTCCAAGAAGGAAAGGAACAGCTTGCGAAAGGCCTCGTCGGCATCCCAGGGGGCCTCGTTGAGGTCCAAACGCAGGGGGGCAGGCGCCACCGCCGGACGGGAATAACCGGTGCTCACAACCTCCCCCGCTCGCCGGCGCTCAGGGCTTCCGCGTGAAGGGGGAGCCCCTCCACTTCCGCCAGGGTGGCCGCCGCCCTGGCCAGCTTGGGGTAGCGGTGCGGGGCAACCTGGATCACCGCGGTGCGGTGCACGAAATCCCAAACCCCCAGGGGCGAGGCAAAGCGCGCCGCCCGGGCCGTGGGCAAGATGTGGTTGGAGCCCACCACGTAATCGCCCAGGGTCACCGGTGAAAAAGCCCCCAGGAAAACGGCACCCGCCGCGGTGATGCGCTCCACCCAGCGTTGCGGCTCTTCCACCAAAAGCTCCACGTGCTCCGGCGCAATGCGGTTCACCACCCCACAGGCGGCCTCCATGTCCTCGGCCAAAAACACCGCCCCCCACCGCTTCAGGGCGGTACGGGCCGGGGAGTCGCCGGGCAGGGAACGCAAACGCGAGCGCAGGCGGGCTTCGACCTTTTCCGCCAGGCTTTCCGAAGTGGTCACGGCCACCGCCAGGGCGTCCTCGTCGTGTTCGGCCTGGGCCAGGAGGTCAGCGGCGACGATGGCGGGATCGGCGTGGCCGTCGGCCACCACCACCACCTCCGAAGGCCCAGCGATGAGGTCCACGTCCACGATGCCGTACAGCGCCCGCTTGGCCGCTGTCACCCAGCGCCCACCGGGACCCACGATCTTGTCCACCGGCGTCACCGACTCGGTCCCCAAGGCTAAAGCCGCCAGCGCATGGGCCCCGCCCATCAGGTACACCTCGCGGAGCTCCAGGCGCTTGAGCAGGTAGCGCAGGTGCGGTGAGCTGAGGTACGCCCGGGGCGGGCAGGCCACGGCAATGCGCNNCAATGCGCTCCACCCCCGCCAGCCGCGCGGGCACCACGGCCATCAGAAGGCTCGACAGGTACACCGCCCCGCCGCCGGGGACGTACACCCCCACCGAGCTCAACGGCCGCACGCGAATGGCCAGCTCGTCCCCCTGCAGCTCCAGCGTGTAGCCCTTAAGCTTCTGCCCCTCGTGAAACGCCTGTAGGTTGGTAAGGGCCAGCTCCACCGCTTCAGCAAAATCCTCGCCCACCTCCGCCTCGCTGGGGGCTTCGGGGGCCAGCTTGAGCTGGGAAACCGACATGCCCTTGAGGTCAAAGCGCCGCACGTAGGCGGACAGGGCCTTGTCCCCGCGCTTGGCAATGCTGGCCACAATGTCGCGGACCTTTTCCTCCAGCCCCGGATCCAGCACCCGCGCCATGCGCCCGTCCAGCTGCTGCAAAAACCTCTCGCCTTTTTCCTCAGTGATCCGAAAGCTCCTCATGGCCACCTCCCAAACGGTGCAAAACCGCTCTCAATGCCTCAAACCCCGTTGCCCATGAGCCCCGGTTGGCCACAAAATAAGGCGCCACCGAAAGCCAGGTTTCCACGATCATCAGCCCATTTTCCCGCAACGTGGTTCCAGTTTCCACCAGGTCCAAAACCAGCGGCGCTAAATCCAACGTGGCGGCCAGCTCCACCGAACCCGCAAGCGGCACCACCTCCGCCCACAACCCCCGTTGCCGCAAGAGCTTTTGCGCCAGGCGGGGGTACTTGGTGGCCAACCGGAAGGGCTTGGTCATCGAAGGCACCGGCCGATCCCCCCGCGCCAGCAAGCACATCCGGCACTGCCCAAAGGAAAAACGCCGCAAGCGCAGCAAATCCGCCCCCGCTTCCAGGATGTGGTCCAAACCCACAAACCCGCCGTCCGCCACCCCCTGGGAAACGTAGGCGGGCACGTCCGCATCCTTCACCACCACCACCCGCAGCTCCCCGTCCTCCAGCACCAACCGCCTGGGGTTGGACCTGAGCGCCGCCGCCACGGCAAAGCCGCCCTGCTCCAAAAGCGCGGTCACCGGCTCAAAGAGCCTGCCCTTGGGCAGGGCCAGGGTCACCATGCCCCCTCCGCCAGCACCTGATCCAGCGCCACCGTGGCACCCACCGCCGGCACAAGCCCGAGCTTTCCCTGCGCCCGGTACTCGCCCCCGGACGCCAAAAGCCCCTTCCCCCTGGAGCCCCACA
Encoded here:
- the hisH gene encoding imidazole glycerol phosphate synthase subunit HisH — its product is MTVTVVDLGVGNLPNVVRAFRRLGADVQVVSQAREVAGARCLVLPGVGAAPPALRRLGETGLAGALRQAVENGAWLLGICLGHQLLFEELTEFGVHRGLGFLSGVVSPLPAGVRVPHMGWARVELTRRGFRSLDGKWFYFVHSFAAQASPEDEAAVVEHEGLRLCAAAQRGRVVGVQFHPEKSGEAGARFLREFLERAS
- the hisB gene encoding imidazoleglycerol-phosphate dehydratase HisB, yielding MDSRVGRVERLTGETTVVVELELGGQGYAVTTGVGFFDHMLATLAHHAGVGLTVRAEGDLVVDAHHTVEDVGLAVGQALAEALGERRGIQRFGFAYAPLDEALARAVVDLSGRPYAWVAFPQGLELALVTSTFPLTLVAEFFKALASRGLLTLHLDVERGRDPHHAAEAAFKAFALALRQAVQLVSETVPSTKGTLHL
- a CDS encoding aminotransferase class I/II-fold pyridoxal phosphate-dependent enzyme, translated to MSTGYSRPAVAPAPLRLDLNEAPWDADEAFRKLFLSFLEQVELRRYPPMDARPAREAAARLYGWQVEGTLVGNGSNEVLAAALATFAAGGKVLTLWPSFSIYPWLIRRAGGSELRLWLKPPDFAVAEDELFSLAEDADLLLLCSPNNPTGGELSPALWRRLLSLGKPTIWDGAYWEFGSDGDMRSWLTEFPNLMVTRTLSKVWGVAGVRAGCLCTSPELAKRVAKRLFPFAPGVAVWAAFEAAAALPEVGRQRAQAVVAERDRQLAALASLPKLEAVPSRGNFYLLRCQGWDGARLAQALAQAGVAVRPVEELSASGYVRVTVGNPEEGDTLLAVLQEVTRGL
- the hisD gene encoding histidinol dehydrogenase codes for the protein MACPPRAYLSSPHLRYLLKRLELREVYLMGGAHALAALALGTESVTPVDKIVGPGGRWVTAAKRALYGIVDVDLIAGPSEVVVVADGHADPAIVAADLLAQAEHDEDALAVAVTTSESLAEKVEARLRSRLRSLPGDSPARTALKRWGAVFLAEDMEAACGVVNRIAPEHVELLVEEPQRWVERITAAGAVFLGAFSPVTLGDYVVGSNHILPTARAARFASPLGVWDFVHRTAVIQVAPHRYPKLARAAATLAEVEGLPLHAEALSAGERGRL
- the hisG gene encoding ATP phosphoribosyltransferase, translating into MVTLALPKGRLFEPVTALLEQGGFAVAAALRSNPRRLVLEDGELRVVVVKDADVPAYVSQGVADGGFVGLDHILEAGADLLRLRRFSFGQCRMCLLARGDRPVPSMTKPFRLATKYPRLAQKLLRQRGLWAEVVPLAGSVELAATLDLAPLVLDLVETGTTLRENGLMIVETWLSVAPYFVANRGSWATGFEALRAVLHRLGGGHEELSDH